In Roseibium salinum, a single genomic region encodes these proteins:
- a CDS encoding MBL fold metallo-hydrolase RNA specificity domain-containing protein: MNRQPHPTLRFLGAAGTVTGSRYLIETGRRRILVDCGLFQGFKQLRARNRKPFPVRPSHIDTVLLTHAHLDHSGYLPALIRAGYSGRVLCTEATAELCGLILPDSGHIQEEEARYAQRKGFSKHEKPLPLYTQKDAEAALTHLDIRPFNRRLDLGDGIAATFIPAGHLLGAAQIRLEVEDTVVHFSGDLGRDCDALMRPPVAFEGADVLVCESTYGNRSHKDIDAEAELAPILRRVFGRGGTVLIPAFAVGRAQGLMYHIARLINRGEIPYVPVYLNSPMAVDATEIYHRHHDEHHVSWEDCKAMFTLAKRVHTVEESKELNTRFGPMIIISASGMLTGGRILHHLVSFGGDRRNAILLSGFQAGGTRGASLVDGARQLRMFGRDFPVNAEVVQLEAFSGHADAGEILAWMRHADQVPRMTYLTHGEPAAADTMRFRIEHELGWPARVPEHLESIDLDHPR; this comes from the coding sequence GTGAACCGCCAGCCCCACCCAACCCTGCGCTTTCTGGGCGCAGCGGGAACCGTCACCGGATCGCGGTATCTGATCGAAACCGGCCGGCGCCGGATCCTGGTCGACTGCGGTTTGTTTCAGGGGTTCAAACAGTTGCGCGCCCGCAACCGGAAACCCTTTCCGGTGCGCCCGTCCCACATCGACACGGTACTGTTGACCCATGCTCATCTGGATCATTCCGGCTACCTGCCGGCGCTCATCCGGGCAGGGTACAGCGGGCGGGTCCTGTGCACCGAGGCAACGGCGGAACTGTGCGGTCTGATCCTGCCCGACAGCGGGCACATCCAGGAAGAGGAAGCGCGCTACGCGCAGCGCAAGGGCTTCTCGAAACATGAAAAGCCGTTGCCGCTCTATACTCAGAAGGATGCGGAAGCGGCGCTGACGCACCTGGATATCCGGCCGTTCAACCGCCGGCTCGATCTCGGCGACGGAATTGCCGCGACCTTCATTCCCGCCGGCCATCTCCTCGGGGCCGCGCAGATAAGGCTGGAGGTCGAGGATACGGTCGTGCATTTCAGCGGCGATCTCGGCAGGGACTGCGACGCGCTGATGCGCCCTCCCGTGGCTTTCGAAGGGGCGGATGTGCTGGTGTGCGAATCCACCTACGGCAACCGCAGTCACAAGGACATCGACGCGGAAGCGGAACTTGCGCCCATCTTGCGGCGGGTTTTCGGCCGGGGTGGCACGGTGCTGATTCCGGCTTTCGCGGTCGGGCGGGCGCAGGGGCTCATGTATCATATCGCGCGGCTGATAAATCGGGGCGAGATCCCTTATGTGCCGGTGTATCTCAACAGCCCGATGGCGGTGGATGCGACGGAGATCTATCACCGGCACCACGACGAGCACCACGTTTCGTGGGAAGACTGCAAGGCAATGTTCACGCTTGCCAAGCGCGTCCACACGGTCGAGGAATCGAAGGAACTGAACACGCGGTTCGGGCCGATGATCATCATCTCGGCCAGCGGCATGCTGACCGGCGGCCGCATCCTGCATCACCTTGTCAGCTTCGGCGGCGACAGGCGCAACGCGATCCTGCTGTCCGGGTTTCAGGCCGGCGGCACCCGTGGTGCGTCCCTGGTCGATGGAGCCCGGCAGTTGCGGATGTTCGGACGGGACTTTCCCGTCAACGCGGAAGTCGTTCAGCTCGAGGCCTTCTCCGGCCACGCCGATGCGGGTGAGATCCTTGCCTGGATGCGCCATGCGGACCAGGTGCCGCGCATGACGTATCTCACCCACGGGGAACCGGCTGCGGCGGACACAATGCGTTTTAGGATCGAACACGAACTGGGCTGGCCGGCCCGCGTGCCGGAACATCTGGAAAGCATCGATCTGGACCACCCGCGATGA
- a CDS encoding WGR domain-containing protein, with amino-acid sequence MCSLDQRLAYGAGRRQHLETHADVVLHRKAHHIDNALHDLFTVHTESIVILKRGTVFDSDSSLDHRRAHWHNVGMETDDNLILLMRIEPRRNMARFYSLSIEPTFFGGFVVHRSWGRLGTWGQSRLEYCAEFSAAQARKEQLTGRKLKRGYTRK; translated from the coding sequence ATGTGCAGTCTCGATCAGCGTCTCGCCTACGGCGCTGGAAGACGACAGCACCTGGAAACGCACGCTGACGTCGTGTTGCATCGGAAAGCGCACCATATCGACAACGCCCTCCATGATCTATTCACGGTTCACACTGAATCCATCGTTATTCTGAAACGTGGGACGGTATTCGATTCAGATTCTTCATTGGACCACCGCCGCGCGCATTGGCACAATGTTGGCATGGAGACCGATGACAACCTCATTCTTCTGATGCGCATTGAACCGCGCCGCAACATGGCACGGTTCTATTCGCTATCGATCGAGCCGACGTTTTTCGGAGGCTTTGTTGTCCACCGATCGTGGGGACGTCTCGGCACGTGGGGACAGTCGCGTCTGGAATATTGTGCAGAGTTCAGCGCGGCCCAGGCGCGCAAGGAGCAGCTGACCGGACGGAAGCTGAAACGCGGCTATACGCGCAAATAG
- a CDS encoding site-specific integrase codes for MSRGRLPDRNDGVSARVGKLDTLSAILPAMGATDRVEQLAQLLTDDDVETLRHLAREGMGANSLRALTSDLSYLEAWCLAATGAALPWPAPVPLILKFIAHHLWDPEQREKDPAHGMPEDIADMLEAQKLLRGPKAGGPRQPHAPSTVQRRLASWSTLHRWRNVSGHFSAPDVRSALRLAVRVAGRPKTRKSRKAVTADLLERLLATCEGTEVSGPSLADIRDRALLLTGFASGGRRRSELAGLRLSQIDWEDPLPADPNDPDSDLLPAAGLRLGRTKTEGPSDDNAVLLIGRPVVALKTWLEASEISEGAVFRAIDQWGNVKSRALTPQSVNAILKARCARAGLDPRDFSAHGLRSGFLTEAANRDIPIQDAMLQSRHRSLAQASSYYNDAGRGRRRSARMLG; via the coding sequence ATGTCCCGAGGCCGCCTTCCCGACCGCAACGACGGTGTCAGCGCAAGAGTGGGAAAGCTCGACACCCTGTCTGCAATCCTGCCCGCCATGGGCGCGACGGACCGGGTCGAGCAACTGGCGCAGCTGTTGACCGATGACGACGTCGAGACCCTGCGCCATCTTGCCAGGGAAGGCATGGGTGCCAATTCCCTGCGCGCCCTCACCTCCGATTTGTCCTATCTCGAAGCCTGGTGTCTGGCCGCGACGGGCGCGGCCCTGCCCTGGCCCGCGCCTGTCCCGCTGATCCTCAAATTCATCGCGCATCATCTCTGGGATCCCGAACAACGCGAAAAGGACCCGGCGCACGGCATGCCCGAGGACATTGCCGATATGCTTGAAGCGCAAAAGCTGTTGCGCGGCCCGAAAGCCGGCGGCCCGCGCCAGCCGCATGCCCCGTCAACGGTCCAGCGCCGGCTGGCTTCGTGGTCGACGCTGCACCGCTGGCGCAACGTTTCGGGGCACTTTTCCGCGCCGGACGTGCGCTCCGCCCTGCGTCTGGCTGTGCGCGTCGCCGGCCGCCCGAAAACCCGCAAGAGCCGCAAGGCCGTCACCGCCGATCTGTTGGAACGCCTGCTGGCGACCTGCGAGGGGACGGAGGTTTCAGGGCCGTCCCTGGCGGATATCCGCGACAGGGCGCTGCTGCTGACCGGCTTTGCTTCCGGGGGCCGGCGCCGTTCGGAACTGGCAGGATTGCGCCTCAGCCAGATCGATTGGGAAGATCCCCTGCCCGCCGATCCGAACGATCCTGACAGCGATCTGTTGCCCGCCGCCGGCCTCCGCCTCGGCCGGACCAAAACCGAGGGCCCTTCCGATGACAATGCCGTGCTTTTGATCGGCCGTCCCGTCGTAGCTCTTAAAACCTGGCTGGAAGCGTCAGAAATCTCGGAGGGGGCGGTGTTCCGGGCGATCGATCAATGGGGCAACGTCAAGAGCCGCGCCCTCACCCCGCAGTCGGTGAATGCTATTCTGAAGGCCCGCTGCGCCCGCGCCGGGCTTGACCCGCGGGACTTCTCCGCCCACGGCCTGCGCTCCGGTTTCCTCACCGAGGCCGCCAACCGAGACATTCCCATCCAGGATGCCATGCTCCAGTCCCGCCACAGATCGCTTGCCCAGGCGTCGTCCTATTACAACGACGCCGGACGTGGCCGGCGGCGGTCTGCACGCATGCTGGGGTGA
- a CDS encoding RES family NAD+ phosphorylase codes for MKITSINDRGLVRLIPATYHKPPVLRGLVDTDEEAEILAELEGETSARLIAERDGSPALDRRELVFARRAHDLKLYGESHINAAFTYTRPTGNRFNGGDRGAWYCSYDVLTSAEEVGFHRTRELGFIGVFRDEARYVELLADFIGDFPDLNGTPEHPALSADPEIGYPEGQALAAALRREGHRGLLYPSVRHRGGRCFAAFDPGIIQNVRPGASWQLTWNGTPEFSVEGI; via the coding sequence TTGAAGATCACGAGCATAAACGACCGGGGACTGGTCCGCCTGATTCCGGCGACATATCACAAGCCGCCGGTGCTGCGCGGGCTCGTCGATACCGACGAGGAAGCGGAAATCCTCGCCGAGCTTGAAGGCGAGACCAGCGCCCGCCTGATCGCGGAGCGCGACGGCAGCCCGGCCCTCGACAGGCGCGAGCTGGTGTTCGCCCGCCGGGCTCACGACCTGAAACTCTACGGCGAAAGCCATATCAATGCGGCCTTCACCTACACGCGCCCGACCGGCAACCGTTTCAACGGCGGCGATCGGGGGGCCTGGTATTGCAGCTACGACGTTCTGACCTCGGCCGAAGAAGTCGGCTTTCACAGAACCCGGGAACTCGGGTTTATCGGCGTTTTCCGGGACGAAGCGCGCTATGTCGAGCTTCTGGCGGACTTCATCGGTGATTTTCCTGATCTCAACGGCACGCCGGAGCATCCCGCCCTGAGCGCAGATCCGGAGATCGGCTATCCGGAGGGCCAGGCGCTCGCCGCAGCCCTTCGGCGGGAGGGACATCGCGGACTGCTTTACCCTTCGGTGCGCCACAGGGGCGGGCGGTGTTTTGCCGCCTTCGACCCGGGCATCATCCAGAACGTCCGCCCCGGCGCCAGCTGGCAGCTGACCTGGAACGGCACGCCGGAGTTTTCGGTCGAAGGAATTTGA
- a CDS encoding antitoxin Xre-like helix-turn-helix domain-containing protein, whose amino-acid sequence MESAVKERPVADVQAVALKAFSRIAEAWSLTGREAAALADMSDSTWKRAKKPGFSGELTRDQILRLSALVGLYKSLELYFNPPVAEQWIKLANRGPEFDGQRPIDAMIRGGLPKILRVRTYVDALRGGV is encoded by the coding sequence ATGGAAAGCGCCGTCAAAGAACGTCCGGTGGCCGATGTCCAGGCTGTCGCCCTCAAAGCCTTCAGCCGCATTGCCGAGGCGTGGTCGCTGACCGGCCGGGAAGCGGCGGCCCTTGCCGACATGTCGGACTCGACCTGGAAACGTGCCAAGAAGCCCGGATTTTCCGGAGAACTGACACGCGACCAGATACTGCGACTCAGCGCCCTGGTCGGGCTCTACAAGTCGCTCGAACTCTATTTCAATCCGCCGGTTGCGGAACAGTGGATCAAACTGGCCAATCGAGGCCCCGAATTTGACGGCCAGCGCCCGATCGATGCAATGATCCGCGGCGGTTTGCCGAAGATCCTGCGCGTGCGCACCTATGTCGATGCGCTGCGGGGCGGTGTTTGA
- a CDS encoding GMC family oxidoreductase, translating into MAEVYDYIVIGAGSAGCVLAARLSEEADASVLLLEAGGTDDDPRITTPAKIGALPNTQFDWGYRTAPQTALFKRQIGFPRGRGVGGTGSINYMIYLRGHPSDYDHWRQIGCVGWAWDDVLAYFKRAEDFHAPGNGALHGFGGPLAVSEQAERNELTEMFIAACQEAGIPFNPDLNGSDIRGCGYFPATIRGNERGSTARAYLTPAMHRPNLKVVTKATVTRLTIERGRVVGADYVHRGKSRHARAECETVLCAGAIGSPHLLQLSGIGPPACLQAAGVEVRHGLPGVGENLQDHLHYRSRWEITRPLTLFGRDAQELADLEERYETDRSGALTTNHYESGAFLCSGPTASVPDIELLMIPYFISPAAPEFRPPDRHGFTISGFPTRPRSRGRVTIMTDDPLGRPAIDPGYLSDKDDLRVMIAMIRRAREIVAQRAFDSVRGAEISPGPSLDSDEALAADILAMSSTSFHPVGSCRMGVDELAVVDPQLRLRGLEGLRIADASVMPTINTGHPNAPVIMIAEKAADLIRGAT; encoded by the coding sequence ATGGCCGAGGTATACGACTATATCGTCATCGGTGCCGGCTCGGCCGGTTGCGTGCTCGCGGCGCGGCTGTCGGAGGAGGCCGATGCATCTGTTCTCCTCCTCGAGGCCGGGGGGACGGACGATGATCCGCGGATCACCACTCCGGCAAAAATCGGAGCACTGCCCAATACGCAATTCGACTGGGGTTATCGCACCGCGCCCCAGACCGCACTTTTCAAACGCCAGATCGGGTTTCCCCGAGGGCGTGGTGTCGGCGGTACCGGTTCGATCAATTACATGATCTACCTGCGTGGACATCCATCCGACTACGACCACTGGCGACAGATCGGCTGCGTGGGATGGGCTTGGGACGACGTACTTGCATATTTCAAGCGGGCCGAGGACTTTCACGCTCCCGGAAATGGCGCGCTGCACGGGTTCGGCGGCCCGCTCGCAGTCAGCGAACAGGCCGAGCGGAACGAACTGACGGAAATGTTCATAGCGGCCTGCCAGGAAGCAGGCATCCCCTTTAATCCGGATCTCAACGGAAGCGACATCCGCGGCTGCGGTTATTTCCCCGCAACCATTCGCGGGAACGAACGCGGCAGCACGGCCCGCGCCTATCTGACTCCCGCGATGCACCGGCCCAACCTCAAGGTCGTGACCAAGGCGACCGTCACCCGCCTGACGATCGAGAGGGGCCGGGTGGTCGGTGCCGACTACGTGCATCGAGGGAAAAGCCGTCATGCGCGCGCCGAGTGCGAAACGGTCCTTTGCGCGGGCGCGATTGGATCGCCGCATCTGCTGCAGCTGTCCGGCATCGGCCCGCCGGCATGTCTGCAAGCGGCTGGAGTTGAAGTGCGACATGGCCTTCCGGGGGTAGGTGAGAACCTCCAGGACCATCTTCACTATCGCTCGCGATGGGAGATCACCAGGCCGCTCACGCTTTTCGGAAGAGATGCGCAAGAGCTTGCCGATCTGGAGGAACGCTACGAGACCGACCGCAGCGGAGCGTTGACCACCAACCATTATGAGTCAGGTGCGTTCCTGTGCTCCGGGCCGACTGCGTCCGTGCCCGACATCGAGCTGTTGATGATCCCGTATTTCATCAGCCCGGCCGCGCCTGAATTCAGGCCGCCCGACCGTCACGGCTTTACCATTTCCGGTTTTCCGACACGCCCGCGCAGCAGGGGGCGGGTGACAATCATGACGGACGATCCGCTCGGCCGCCCGGCGATCGATCCCGGCTATCTCAGCGATAAGGATGACCTCCGTGTCATGATTGCAATGATCCGCAGGGCGCGGGAGATCGTCGCGCAGCGCGCCTTCGATTCCGTTCGCGGAGCGGAAATATCCCCAGGTCCGAGTCTGGACAGTGACGAAGCGCTTGCGGCCGATATCCTAGCCATGTCGTCAACATCATTCCACCCGGTGGGAAGTTGCCGGATGGGAGTCGATGAGTTGGCCGTGGTCGATCCCCAATTGCGGTTGCGGGGGCTCGAAGGCCTGCGCATCGCCGACGCCTCGGTCATGCCCACCATAAATACGGGCCATCCCAATGCGCCGGTGATCATGATTGCCGAAAAGGCAGCGGACCTGATCCGCGGCGCCACCTGA